A DNA window from Mucilaginibacter xinganensis contains the following coding sequences:
- a CDS encoding mannose-1-phosphate guanylyltransferase, whose amino-acid sequence MNKNYYAIIMAGGIGSRFWPISRTSYPKQFIDILGTGKTLIQNTYDRFLKICPKENIYVVTNEIYTGLVKEQLPDMTDDQILTEPVMRNTAPCVAYGCFKIENLNPNAAIVVAPSDHLILDEAAFITTIEKSLAVATENNCLITLGIKPSRPDTGYGYIQYTEQSLKNDFFKVKTFTEKPTLEIAKTFLQSGDFLWNAGIFVWSAKAIVNAFNSYLPDMYEIFAEARPVYNTGNEKQHIHKSYLQCTNISIDYGIMEKADNVYVLPSEFGWSDLGTWASIYDLAEKDYVGNAVIPAEKVIMYDSSNCMVNVPGEKLVILQGLHDFIVVEANNTLLICPRDQEQNIKKVVADVKQQFGTKYI is encoded by the coding sequence ATGAATAAAAACTACTATGCCATTATCATGGCAGGCGGTATTGGAAGCCGTTTTTGGCCCATCAGCCGTACATCATACCCTAAACAATTTATTGACATACTGGGTACCGGTAAAACATTGATCCAAAACACCTATGACCGGTTCCTGAAAATATGCCCAAAGGAGAATATTTATGTTGTAACAAATGAAATTTATACCGGGCTGGTTAAAGAACAATTGCCTGATATGACAGATGATCAGATCCTGACAGAGCCGGTAATGCGTAACACAGCGCCGTGCGTTGCTTATGGTTGTTTTAAAATAGAAAACCTTAACCCCAATGCAGCAATTGTAGTGGCACCCTCTGATCACCTGATCCTTGATGAAGCTGCGTTTATAACCACAATTGAAAAATCGCTGGCCGTAGCTACAGAAAACAATTGCTTAATTACACTGGGAATAAAGCCTTCAAGACCCGATACAGGTTACGGTTACATCCAATACACAGAACAAAGCCTTAAGAACGACTTTTTTAAGGTTAAAACCTTCACTGAAAAACCCACCCTCGAGATAGCCAAAACGTTTTTACAAAGCGGTGACTTTTTATGGAATGCAGGGATCTTTGTTTGGTCGGCAAAAGCTATTGTAAATGCATTCAACAGTTACCTGCCGGATATGTATGAAATTTTTGCAGAAGCAAGGCCCGTGTATAACACTGGTAATGAAAAGCAGCATATTCATAAATCTTACCTGCAATGCACCAATATCTCTATCGACTACGGAATAATGGAGAAGGCTGACAATGTTTATGTGCTGCCCTCGGAGTTTGGTTGGAGCGACCTTGGTACATGGGCGTCAATATATGACCTGGCTGAGAAGGATTACGTAGGCAACGCCGTAATACCTGCAGAAAAAGTGATCATGTACGATTCATCAAACTGTATGGTTAACGTACCCGGAGAAAAACTGGTTATATTACAGGGATTGCATGATTTTATTGTTGTAGAAGCCAATAACACGCTGCTAATATGCCCCCGCGACCAGGAGCAAAATATTAAAAAGGTGGTTGCAGATGTAAAACAACAATTTGGCACAAAGTATATTTAG